In the genome of Acidimicrobiia bacterium, one region contains:
- a CDS encoding type III pantothenate kinase, translating to MLVAIDVGNTQTVMGLFDGERLIDSWRLSTVRDRTADEYKLFFAGLMRQDGHRLEDVDGVALSAVVPAAKAAMIEVAEDLVDGHLVVVGPGVRTGMPINIDNPREVGADRVVNSVAAAHRYGTPVLSVDFGTSTNMDAVDASGAYVGGAIAPGLEVSLNALISATAALRRVDLEPPESAIGKNTVEAIQSGLVYGHAGLVDGLVERLLAELGDGAAVVATGGLASTIVPHCRTVEIVDANLTLDGLRLIYEMNAGHV from the coding sequence ATGCTGGTGGCGATCGACGTCGGGAACACACAGACGGTCATGGGTCTGTTCGACGGGGAGCGGCTGATCGACTCGTGGCGTCTGTCCACGGTGCGCGATCGCACCGCCGACGAGTACAAGCTGTTCTTCGCCGGGTTGATGCGTCAAGACGGGCACCGACTGGAGGACGTCGACGGCGTGGCTCTCTCCGCAGTCGTGCCGGCGGCGAAGGCGGCGATGATCGAGGTGGCCGAGGATCTGGTCGACGGCCACCTGGTGGTGGTCGGGCCTGGGGTGCGCACCGGGATGCCGATCAACATCGACAACCCGCGCGAGGTCGGGGCCGACCGGGTGGTGAACTCGGTGGCGGCGGCCCATCGCTACGGGACACCGGTGCTCTCGGTGGACTTCGGCACCTCCACCAACATGGACGCCGTGGACGCCTCCGGGGCCTACGTCGGGGGTGCCATCGCCCCGGGGCTGGAGGTCTCGCTCAACGCCCTGATCTCGGCGACGGCGGCGCTTCGCCGGGTCGACCTCGAGCCTCCGGAGTCGGCGATCGGGAAGAACACGGTGGAGGCGATCCAGAGCGGGCTCGTCTACGGGCATGCCGGGCTGGTGGACGGCCTCGTGGAGCGGCTGCTCGCCGAGCTGGGCGACGGCGCCGCGGTCGTGGCCACCGGGGGTCTCGCCTCTACCATCGTCCCCCACTGCCGCACCGTGGAGATCGTGGACGCCAACCTCACCCTCGACGGCCTGCGCCTCATCTACGAGATGAACGCCGGCCATGTCTGA
- the panC gene encoding pantoate--beta-alanine ligase, which produces MIVVATFAEARRARRGRVGLVPTMGFLHEGHLACAAAIRPACDTLMMSIFVNPLQFDRPADLERYPRDLERDVELARRAGVDVVFAPASAEMYPRTPLTRVRVAEVSEGMEGARRPGHFEGVATVVTKLFAGLRSEVAAFGKKDAQQLAVVRRLVADLSFPVEIVGVPTVREPDGLALSSRNLFIEDRQAALGLSRGLFAAADAAAAGERSAAALESLAGEAVAVAGAVVEYATLADAATARPIDRLDRTAFLAVAATVGPVRLIDNIVLEPDGSSDRGSRLEGPSMMGGA; this is translated from the coding sequence ATGATCGTGGTTGCCACCTTCGCCGAAGCACGGCGGGCACGCCGGGGTCGGGTCGGTTTGGTTCCCACGATGGGATTCCTCCACGAGGGTCACCTGGCCTGTGCTGCCGCCATCAGGCCCGCATGCGACACGCTGATGATGAGCATCTTCGTCAACCCGCTCCAGTTCGACCGTCCCGCCGACCTGGAGCGGTACCCGCGCGACCTGGAGCGTGACGTCGAACTGGCCCGGCGCGCCGGCGTCGACGTGGTGTTCGCCCCCGCCTCCGCGGAGATGTACCCCCGTACTCCGCTGACACGGGTACGGGTCGCCGAGGTATCGGAGGGCATGGAGGGTGCCCGCCGCCCCGGTCACTTCGAGGGTGTGGCCACCGTGGTGACCAAGCTGTTCGCCGGGCTGCGTTCCGAAGTCGCCGCCTTCGGCAAGAAGGATGCCCAGCAACTGGCGGTGGTGCGCCGGCTCGTCGCCGACCTGTCGTTTCCGGTGGAGATCGTCGGTGTCCCGACGGTGCGCGAGCCGGACGGCCTCGCCCTGTCCAGCCGCAACCTGTTCATCGAGGACCGCCAGGCGGCACTCGGGCTCTCCCGAGGTCTGTTCGCCGCCGCCGATGCCGCCGCCGCCGGGGAGCGTTCGGCGGCCGCGCTGGAGAGCCTGGCCGGAGAGGCCGTCGCCGTCGCCGGCGCCGTCGTCGAGTACGCCACCCTGGCGGATGCCGCCACCGCCCGCCCCATCGACAGGCTCGACCGCACCGCCTTCCTCGCCGTGGCCGCCACCGTCGGCCCGGTGCGCCTCATCGACAACATCGTCCTCGAGCCGGACGGGTCGTCCGACAGGGGGTCCCGGCTCGAGGGGCCCTCGATGATGGGAGGGGCATGA
- a CDS encoding DUF2520 domain-containing protein, which produces MDLILVGPGRAGLAVALAAASAEHRIVGVLARRRDAAAAAASRLESAVLEWDRPLPGADLLLIGVRDDAITTVARRLAGREGAVSGAAHLSGFTPVDALGPLSVPIASFHPLQTLPTPEVGAARLAGAWVAVTSDDDMLADRLFAFAASLGARPFDLADRAKPLYHAAAVAAANFPVASWEMSRRLFAAAGVEFAAAAPLIQAITANTLDLGPEAALTGPIARGDVGTVRAQVEAVRAALPEFAAHFDAAVRAVAQVAGTSEEIEEALG; this is translated from the coding sequence ATGGATCTGATCCTGGTCGGGCCGGGCAGGGCCGGCCTCGCCGTCGCCCTGGCCGCCGCCTCCGCCGAGCATCGAATCGTCGGCGTGCTGGCGCGCCGACGCGATGCGGCCGCCGCGGCGGCGTCCCGGCTGGAGTCGGCGGTGCTGGAGTGGGACCGGCCGCTTCCCGGCGCCGACCTGCTGCTGATCGGGGTGCGCGACGACGCCATCACCACCGTGGCGCGGCGCCTTGCCGGGCGGGAGGGGGCGGTGTCGGGGGCGGCGCACCTCTCCGGCTTCACCCCCGTCGATGCCCTGGGTCCGCTCTCGGTGCCCATCGCCTCGTTCCACCCGCTGCAGACCCTGCCCACCCCGGAGGTCGGGGCGGCCCGGCTGGCCGGGGCCTGGGTGGCGGTGACCAGCGACGACGACATGCTGGCCGATCGCCTCTTCGCCTTCGCCGCCTCGCTCGGAGCCCGTCCCTTCGACCTCGCCGACCGGGCCAAGCCGCTGTATCACGCCGCCGCCGTCGCCGCCGCCAACTTTCCGGTGGCGTCGTGGGAGATGTCGCGCCGCCTGTTCGCCGCCGCCGGGGTCGAGTTCGCCGCGGCTGCGCCCCTGATCCAGGCGATCACCGCCAACACACTCGACCTCGGCCCGGAGGCCGCCCTCACCGGCCCGATCGCCCGGGGCGACGTGGGCACGGTGCGAGCCCAGGTGGAGGCGGTGCGCGCCGCCCTGCCCGAGTTCGCAGCGCACTTCGACGCCGCGGTGCGTGCCGTCGCCCAGGTTGCGGGCACCTCTGAGGAGATCGAGGAGGCGCTGGGATGA